Proteins encoded by one window of Astatotilapia calliptera chromosome 13, fAstCal1.2, whole genome shotgun sequence:
- the LOC113035401 gene encoding CMRF35-like molecule 1, producing MAAHLIVLLLFSVLKGVHSITTVSKVSVEAGKSISIPCLYESQYIDHVKYLCEGHIWSSCSYAVKTNKPDPSGKYSISDDKKEQIFTVTIKNLTNQNTDYWCVVEINNGPDCGQYFQLSVTSDTPSLYVDHQKITGYIGENITIRCHPSNSGEMKWCRLGRNCVTGSSGSIDGTTVTTHMRDPDVSTVTMTGLRSEDSGWYWCSEGDIQIPVYLNVTEKPIKKLHMTQRSSSSL from the exons ATGGCTGCTCATCTCatcgttcttcttcttttcagtgTGCTCAAAG GAGTTCACAGCATAACTACAGTCAGTAAAGTATCAGTGGAAGCTGGAAAATCTATCTCCATCCCATGTCTCTATGAGTCACAATATATAGACCATGTGAAGTACTTGTGTGAAGGACATATATGGAGCTCCTGCAGctatgcagtaaaaacaaacaaaccagaccCTTCAGGAAAATATTCAATCTCTGAtgacaaaaaagagcaaatttTTACTGTGACTATAAAAAATCTGACAAATCAAAAtactgattactggtgtgtggtGGAGATTAATAATGGACCGGACTGCGGACAGTATTTTCAACTATCAGTTACCAGTG ATACCCCCAGTCTCTACGTGGATCATCAGAAGATTACAGGATATATTGGAGAAAACATAACTATTAGATGTCACCCGAGTAACTCTGGAGAAATGAAGTGGTGCAGGCTGGGCAGGAACTGTGTGACAGGATCATCTGGATCCATAGATGGAACAACAGTGACCACTCATATGAGAGACCCAGATGTTTCCACAGTGACCATGACTGGACTAAGGTCAGAGGACAGTGGCTGGTATTGGTGTTCTGAAGGGGACATTCAGATACCAgtatatttaaatgttactgAGAAACCGATTAAGA AGCTTCATATGACACAAAGATCCTCATCATCCCTCTGA